A window of the Lolium perenne isolate Kyuss_39 chromosome 7, Kyuss_2.0, whole genome shotgun sequence genome harbors these coding sequences:
- the LOC139833564 gene encoding uncharacterized protein yields the protein MPPRRRPASGYHGVRARPSGRFDAEIRSGDERIRLGTYDTAHEAARAYDAVAWRLGRSRRSMNFHDVYTREQAEMLAPPPPVITQEQQRRQWELEQRLLIAERDEALRLEWARRFPEDVAATEAFYAQKEEEKAAEKAKKKALREKRRGEGREGGEE from the coding sequence atgcctccgcgccgccgccccgcctCCGGCTACCACGGCGTTCGGGCGCGGCCGAGCGGCCGGTTCGACGCGGAGATCCGCTCCGGCGACGAGCGGATCCGCCTCGGTACCTACGAcacggcgcacgaggcggcgcgggcgTACGACGCCGTCGCTTGGCGTCTCGGCCGCTCCCGGCGGTCGATGAATTTTCACGATGTCTACACGCGGGAGCAAGCGGagatgctcgcgccgccgccgcccgtcaTCACGCAGGAGCAGCAGCGCCGGCAATGGGAGTTGGAGCAGCGCCTCCTCATCGCGGAGCGCGACGAGGCGCTGCGCCTCGAGTGGGCGCGCCGCTTCCCCGAAGACGTCGCCGCCACGGAGGCCTTCTACgcgcagaaggaggaggagaaggcggcggagaaGGCGAAGAAGAAAGCTTTGCGCGAGAAGCGCCGCGGCGAGGGCCGCGAAGGCGGCGAGGAATGA